Sequence from the Mastomys coucha isolate ucsf_1 unplaced genomic scaffold, UCSF_Mcou_1 pScaffold13, whole genome shotgun sequence genome:
TCGTGTTCTGTGGTGGTATTAGTCATCACTGTAGTAACTGTGGGCATGGTGGAAGGCAAGGCCAGGGTGGTTGTATTGGTAGGAGATGGAGTGGTGTCAGGTCCAGATGAAGGGACTGTGGTTGGAGATGGTGTAGAGGGAGAGGTACAGGGATCTTGGCAGGACCTTCCATCTGTTTGAATGATGATGGTGGTATTGGTGGGGTTGCCAAAGGGGCCAAAGTAAAAGGCTAGAGCTGTAATGGCTGTGGCAACTAGACAAGCCAAGAGACATATTAGGAATATTTTCCAGAGGGAACACGGGTTTTTCGTCACCTGAAAAGCATGACAAGAGTGATTACTTCTGCAAACACAAAATGGTAACAGGTAACAGATTTCAATTAGAAGATGAATGTATTTCATTATTCTTAAAGGCGGTTTGGGATGTACAAATGTCTCccattatacacacacaacatagcCTATAATTCTGTAAGGACAACAAAATCCCTCAGTGATACCATTAGTATTAAAGCAATGTTTTCATATTAAATAGATTGCCTTAGACATCATCATTATATTATCAGATACAAATGTCTCAAAGTagataatatttttctaattagtgGTGGCAAATATAAAAGTGAAGGTACGTTTAGATAGTTGTCTTGGAAGGTGAAACATTGCAGGgacctttttgtttatttttgttcattgttCACTTTCTAAATTTCCACATTAAATATTAACACttgtaattaaaattattaaacatattttgcATGTCAAGCATAAATACAAGGATCTCactgaaataaacaaacagagaGCGTAAATCAGCTTTAATCTTTGTGATCTTAAAGACACACAATCTAGTGCTATCACTTTGTGGGAGACCATACAATGTCCCAGGAACCTCCTAGAAGTGCCAGAGAAGGACTTGACTGTCTTATTTCAAGTTATTCTAAGAAACAATAGATGTGCCTAACCATCTCCCTCAGACCTTACCCGATGCAGCTCACATGTCACATGGTGTGATCTACAGCCACAGTGTGTTCCTTCAGTGGAACAGTATGGATTCCTTAATAACtgtacagaaagagacagaaagtcaataaaaaagcaaatagcAAGCCTTAAGCTTTAAGAATGAGGAAAGTTTACATGATCTGGGAACATAGCaaataaagcaaacacaaaataatatgaaTGTAACATGATGCAAAGGAGGAATTAGGTAAATTCTAAAAGTATAAGGGCGTAGTGATGGCACAGATACATTTATGATTCACACCAAATGattgaagaaggaaaacaagtaGACCATGTCGATAGCTGCCTCCGTACCATTGAACAAGGGTAAAGAGCCAGTTCTGCCAAAGGGGGTCAAGCAAAATGACTTTGCATGAACTAAAATCAATGGGATAATTCCTAAATGTGAAAGGAACTGTTTACCTCAAAACAATGTTTTAACAATGAGGAATGAGGGCCATCCCATTAAAGGAAGGAGGAGTggagaatgttttcctgaaagtTCTCCTCAGTACATATAGATAGTgaaacaataaagacaaaattGCCAACATTTGCAGGATAGTCTAATAGCAGAATCTTGAATAATCAACCATATAGTCAATCAAAATGACAACTCggtttattaattataaatatataaagaaacatacataaatatataaggaatATATGGATAAATATATAAGGCACTATACATGAGAAAGCCATTGCTTTCTCATAATGGGCACATTTGTGTCACTGTTCACACTAAAAATGAAGTACATACATTGCCTAAATACATAAACTGCCATAGAATTATCACAAATAGAAAAGTATAAATTTTATTGAGGAACAAGAGGCAACTTCAATAAGCATCCTTTCGCAAAAATTTTCCGTAATAGTATAACCTATCAGTTCCCTGAATTGTAAGTAATATGAGATATGAGTTAATTGATATGTGAtcaatataattataatttatagaaGACATGGTTTGGTTGTTTGATAATAATTTCATGTGATAAAATAACAAACTAGAAGAatagattaaattaaatttgaagAGAGAACAACACTGACTTCATCTAGGTAAGATTCTGAGTACATTTAATGATTTTCTAAGGTTCCCAAGATAAATACCACATACTAGTTCAAAACAAGGCTCCTCTGTCTGATGTTTAAGTTCAGGAGGGTTCAGATTGTCTGTCAGAATGGTGAAAAATTGGTACATGGTGGATTCGAACCCCTCCCTTGTTTGGtcgggtttctttctttttttttctttttccttctttctcttttcctttcctttttttatgtttctgtttcttttcctttcttttctttgtttctttctctttcttttttgtcatcgTGGAATTTTGTCTCATTGTTTTCTTGGCATAATTAAGTCCATCACATAAAGGGCTAAGTTGaatctatattttcatttttgcgAACAAGCACCATAAATTACATTCTGCTGCATATAGGGTCACAACCAAACTGCTGAACACTTGAGGTTAAAGCAACGATGTGCAGCATTCTTGAAATTCCAGGAAAATATATGAATTACATGTGTGATAGTCTAGTTTTAGAAAACTAAACTGCTCTCATGTTCCACTTAAATTAATAAGACAATAATCTAGGAAGTTCTAACTTTGCCATTAGTTTGTATACAAATTCtagttgaaaaattattttttgtgtgtcATGGCATAGATGTTGAAgtgaaaagtcatttttttttataaagaagtatatgagagaaaaattcaGTTTCTGACTCTGAATAGTTTGCATGTTCTCAGAAACATTTCGTTTTCCTTATTTATGAAATCAAGGCATTAGTTTGAGTGTGAAATGAGATTGAGATCACTCAGGTATGTTTTCATGAGTctgagaaaatttaaatttgCATCAGCAGAGTGATGTATCATCAACAAGGACCTCTCTGTATGAGAACCCTTCTACAATTGTTACCTTGATTATAAGTAGACACATTTCTgtggaaaaataaatgataagtGCTTCCAATGGACtaatctacataaaaataaaaataacatcacaATATTTGCTACTACAATGACTCTTCAAATCATCTAAccaagttggttttgttttgtttttgttttccctgcaGGAACCTTATCATATGTTTTGATATAAATACTAATACCCATGCATCAAGGCTCATTCCCAGATATTCAAGAATATAAAAACATAGTCTGGCATACTATCCAACTAACACATCTATGATAGTGATAGCTGGATTCCCTCTGCAATAGTAAAGTTTAAAAGTCCCTTCATGGTTAAGTGTTGAAATCAAGGATATTAGACATGAGAGCTATTAAAAGTTGTCTATAGTACTCACCTGCTCTGCCACGTTTTGCTCAACATTCATGGTGTATTGCTGCTGCTTTCTAACCATTCTGAGGAAGTTGATCTCAGCTGCAAGTCCAAGAAGTTATGCGCCAACTCTGTGGATTAGAATGAAGAGACGCTGAGCCTCAGCTTAATTATTGTGTCTTTAGTCGATGTGAATTCTATAAACTTATAGCTATTTGTCCTCTTGAAAAAGGTCTAAAGGATACTACAAAAATTAGATAAAGGAAAGTAGAGACGCCGGCTGCCTTTTAAAGTGCTAAGGAGGAAATAGTCTCTTATATATGAAAGGCTTTAGGATGCTGGGAATATAGAAACTCTTGTTCCGATGTTGATTTCACGCAGTTTCTCAGTTTAGGAATCCTGTGAGGCTTCTGAACAAGCCACAAAGCCACTCCCTTATTATTCATATTGAGGAATCCTATACCTAAGCAAACAGTAGGATTAGGGTGTTGACTAAATTCAAAGGATTCAGTGATAAGACATGCTGAGATTTGGGGATTAAGGTAAATTTAAGCTTCACAGAAAATACAACTGCCTCTATTTTTAACATAGGATCCATCTTACATTAGTAACACGGGTGCATTCCTTGTCATGAAGCAGTTTGGTCACAGTGGTCACATACTTGAACAAAGTTTCTTCTAGGTTTGAGATTGTGACCCCACAAAATTATATAGAACTGAATACTTTCAAAGTCTTGtaatagcaaaagaaaatataagtgaATTACTAATATagttaataattactaatatagtTAAACACACTTCAAAAGTTTTGAGCAACTGTAACTAGAAAAAACTtttgcttgggctggagagacggctcagctgttaaaggctaggctcacaaccaaaagtataagaaaaaacTTTTGCTAATGAACaataaacataattatattttatccgtaaaaataaatttagatgGTAAAGAACATCTGTTGTGTTATTCTAGTCAGTGACTGTTGAAATGGCCTAGGAAAATAACATTGGAATTATTTTAGAGACAATGTATTTAAGAAGCTTTCAATTCTAAAAATATTGGATTACAGGAAGCTAATGTCACCTACTTCTTGGGATACTGTATCTTGCTTTAAGTTACACAGTGATTTTTCCCTGTTTTCCATCACTCTTGAAGGAACTATTTTGGAACAGGAAAGACTCAGAGAAAAAAGTTGTGCCCTTGATTATTTTCCATGTTTCAATAGGGAAAGTGGACATGATACAATACGCAAAACCCAGGTGATGCTTGGAATTAACTTCAGAGTTCATATTCCATGTCCCTCTGGCAGATCCAAATTGTAgtagagaacaaagaaaactgacttaAAAGGCCCCATTAGCCCCAAGTTTCTGAAGGATTATACGCAGGAGGAGCTAGGCAATAGACTGAATACTACCCCAAAAATAGTGTTTGGGGGAAAACAGATTATATTCAACATGTTTATTGAGCCCCTGTGAAATGTACAGAAATGAAGTATCCTGATTATATGGAATTTCTATTTCAGATCCTCAAGGATCCTTCATACCATTTCCCAAAATGACTGCATTCATTCACATTCCCACAATGCATGGTTCGGCTTTCTCTATTCTCACCAGCCTTTGTTGACTTTTTCCCTTCTAGGTAATAGTAAtcattttagttttcattttagttCCTGATGAGCATGGTGTTGAACATCTAATTCTTTATTTACCGGCTAATCATTTGGGTTTGTGTTGAGACATGCCTACTTATAGTCTTTGCCCAGGTTCAGtgaagttatttcttttcttattatgaAACACTAGGTCcttgtatactttggatattcATCCGTCAAATGCGTATGCTGCAAATGCTCTCTCTGTGTGGCTGACACTGtggattatttttttctgctgtgCAGAAGGATGGAGCCTCCAAAGtcatctgatttttattttggagTCATATCTGAGAAACTGCACAACCCGGTGCTGTGTAACTTTCCCCTGTTCTTTTACAATACTTTTTGCAGTTTCAGATCTTACATTTTTATGACTTTGATATGATTTCAGGTGGATCGTGTATACTTGCTGTGAGAAGGATTGGAATTTTAGTGAATCTGTTTGGGGTGTCAGTTTCCCTAGTGCCATGAACTGAAGAGACTATCTTATCCTCGTTGTGTGTTCTTGCACGTGGTCAAAACCAATTAACAAAAAGCATGTATATTTCATTACAACTTTTATGTTTCCATTAGCATGCTCCATTtgtcaatatatattttaattttaatttaagacACTATTTGCCACAGGCAGGATGTGAATGCTTTAGTTAATATTCCATGAACATGCAAAGTTTTGTACTTTGAGTTTTAGGAACTTCTGGAACTTATACATTTATTAGGTAGTTAGAAAGTTGATTGACATGGGCATTAACCCTGATATTTTATTCTTCACAATAATGATGCACATCATTGACAAGTGGTGTGGGCACTTGACTTTTGACAGAGGTCTTGTCCTTCTGCATTGCTTTTTCTGcaataatttcatcattttaattaCTATCTGCATCTCCACATTTTTATCCTTTGACTCAGTTGTCTCCCTACAGACACTTTATTACACATTTAGGCATACTGTAGGATCAAGCAAACACAACTATAATTTAAAACAGTTCTTCAAGGGTGGGGACTAggtttattatataaaatgaatttccTAAGCAGTTCAAATATAACCTTACAATTTACTAGAACCTAACTACTATGGGATTGCTAACTGATAAATTGCTGGATGGAGCTTAGCAAGTTCCATAAATACATAGTTTGTGGTGATTACAAAAAGTGTTCTTCTCATTTGAGATTTTGGAGTAACTATGAGCGCTAGAGTCGACAAGAGAATGATTGCACATAAACACCAGGTGTCATTTTTATATCTGAGAACTCTGCTCATCCTACAGAAAGTTTCACTAACAGTGAAGGTGTCAAGTTTCTCTTTTCTGCTATCTTGACGGTTTTTAATCTCCCACGCTGTCATGTGGCTATCACTGCTATGGACTAGTTAGCAGCACCCAGACACTAAAGTCTCCCAGCCTTCTGTAGCTGTTGCTTCCACGGAGTGTGGCTACATTTGAAACCAccctacccacagtgacacaaacAGCCAGTATCTATGCAGAAATACGAGTTAAGGAAGCAATAAGGATGATTTCATTATTAAGATGTATTCTAGGAATTCCTAAAGATtagcaacaaaaaaatgtaaagaatgacAAAACTCATTTGTGTCTGATGCCTATAATAACGAATAGAAACCATTAGTATGAAACTCCAATATACACACAAGAcaatgtcttctgaccttcaaatCTCTCTTTTATCATTCTGTAGTTATCTTCATAGACTCCATATCATTGTGGTTTTGGAAACAAGTATGTTTATGGGCTAGCTTTTACtttgtcattgttattgttaGGATGGTggttttaaaataagtaatacaGACCCATGCATGCCCCATGCTTGTCAttacagtctctgtgagctcatgtgagccctgcttagtggATTCAGTGGGACATgtcctccttctgtccttcccctctTCAGTGGGATCCCTCTGGGACCTCTGTACCTGCTTCTCTGTGCGTATGCTATAGCTATTAGATTGGTGGTTTGGTGTgacttctaacagtgggagcaaGTTTATGATAATTTCAAAGAGTGTTCCACTAATTTGAGACTTTAGAGTAGCTAAGAGAGTTAGAGTCGACAAGAGACtcttctcctactgggttgccctGTGTAGCCTCAATAGGAAAGCTTTCACCTTGTCTTGTGTCTTGTTTTGCCCTGTCTTGTGTTGTTATCTGGcagaggcctgctctttcctgCAGAGGAAACAGAAGGGTAGTGGATCTAAGTGAGAAGGGAGGTTGGCAGAGTTAGGAGGAGTGGAGATGTATTGTGCTTGgtatgtattgtatgagagaataatcttttctatttaaatgaatgaatgaatgaatgaattgattaattaattaacgCATCTATGAACATCTGTTATACTTCCTGATGTTTCACACTGGTATATTCCATGGGATTAAGTTTATGTTACAAGTTATATACATTGCAATCCTGTTGTAAAACCCCAAATCGTTTCCTATCTACACTATTCTTCACGCATAAGAATACCCACCACATGAGAACACTACCCATATTGTATGCTTTCagagttaaaattattttcccatCTAGAGGgtataaaatatttctacatgGTGAGAAATTTTTATTCCCttcataataaagaaaattacatgTATTATAAAGAGATGTTCAAAGGGTATCTATATTTTCATAAGACATACACAGAAGTTCTCAACAACCAAGAATCTCAAGAAGTACCCCCATGAAGATAGCACCAATTCTGAAAAATGAAACTGTTAATGTCATTCAATGAATTATATTATTCTGGAAAAACTGGGGGTTTAATTATTTGTAGACATTTTTCAACTCTAGCAAAAATTTCTCAGCTTGAGAGTTTTTCTTGGTTTCATATTTCTGTGCCAGAGTCAGACAACTCTCACAGAGAATAAACAGCAGAAGTCAAAAACGAGTGTGTGCAGACTTGGTTAAGTGGTCATGAAGAAAGCGCCAAAAGAGATAAGAGCAGGGAAAGTTATGTGATGGAAGTTGCAACCCcaaaaagagaataaattatCCACACAGGAGTAAAATTTCAATGCCattgatataaaaatgaaaaattgtaaTGTTTAGAAATACAGTGAAGATAAGGTCCCAGGTTGAAAGTAATGGGTTAGGGTCATTAGCACAGAAGGTGGCATGTCAGTCAGATAAGCATCATGGATTATGGACGAAGGAAAGAGAGTCAAATCTACTCCAAACATCCTGAGACTCATCATTGTACTCCCTTTACATATTCTACAGCTATGACCCTTAGTACCCATAGTTAGTCCCTAAACATAGCATCCTTTCTTCTCTATCACCTTCTAACTAGACTGTGAAACATCTGGagtgacatttacatttatttttgctttaactCTTTATCTATTGTTTACAGACATTGTTCTTTTGccattttataatgttttattctATGCACCAGTCCCTTCATGTGTAGTTTTGAAACTCAACCAGCATCAAGTAAAGGATGCAGCATTTCTTTCAGGGATGTTTCCCAGGGTCAGTTCACTTAGAATCTGGgtcttctctctctgccatttTAACACCCCCAAGCCCATTAATGACCCTTTCCAattatcttctctctttttccccccaATCTATATCCTACATGGTCTCTAGGGTGATGACTTTAAATTAGGTTTTTCAAGAGCTTGCATGACATTGGAGATAATGTACAAATAAAAGGAGGATTGCTGGATCCTCTTTGTCTTAAGAACATCATCAAGCAAGAGACTCTGTGGCTTGTTAAAGATAACAAGTGTCCTTCTGCTAAAGGCTTCTAAAACAAGGCTGTTCCTGTTAATACACCTGGCTTCTTCCTACCTGGAGGATTCCCTGCAGATCAGGAAAACCTTACTTTCTGTCCTTATCTGCTCTCACTAGCCTTAGCTACCGAGATAAGTCACCACTGCTATAAGTGCATTCCATGTTACATTAGTTTCCcactgtaaaagaaaaatgacaacaaatgtaGTGGTTTAAAACCAATGGATTTGCCATAGATAGAACAACTATGAAG
This genomic interval carries:
- the LOC116087491 gene encoding dynactin-associated protein-like; its protein translation is MVRKQQQYTMNVEQNVAEQLLRNPYCSTEGTHCGCRSHHVTCELHRVTKNPCSLWKIFLICLLACLVATAITALAFYFGPFGNPTNTTIIIQTDGRSCQDPCTSPSTPSPTTVPSSGPDTTPSPTNTTTLALPSTMPTVTTVMTNTTTEHDVDIEIDDDLPV